The Chrysemys picta bellii isolate R12L10 chromosome 12, ASM1138683v2, whole genome shotgun sequence genome has a segment encoding these proteins:
- the LOC101932795 gene encoding GTP-binding protein Rhes-like: protein MSLAVKEKNHVRLVFLGAAGVGKTALIRRFLLDTFEPKHRRTVEELHSKEYEVSGATIKVEILDTSGSYSFPAMRKLSIQNSDAFALVYAVDDTESFESVKSLREEILEVKEDKFPPIVVVGNKAEANRERHVLTEDALSLVELDWNNRFLEASAKENENVVEVFRELLQQVNLPSRLSPALRRRRETFPKENALRPPMNKTNSCTVC from the coding sequence ATGTCCCTGGCGGTGAAGGAGAAGAACCACGTGCGTCTGGTCTTCCTGGGTGCGGCAGGAGTGGGCAAGACAGCTCTGATCCGCCGCTTCCTGCTGGACACTTTTGAGCCCAAGCACCGGCGGACAGTGGAAGAGCTGCACAGCAAGGAGTACGAGGTGAGTGGAGCCACCATCAAGGTAGAGATCCTGGACACCAGTGGCAGCTACTCCTTCCCGGCCATGCGCAAGCTGTCCATCCAGAACAGTGACGCCTTCGCCCTGGTCTACGCGGTGGATGACACAGAGTCCTTCGAGAGCGTCAAGAGCCTGCGGGAGGAGATCCTGGAGGTGAAGGAAGACAAGTTCCCCCCCATTGTGGTGGTGGGCAACAAGGCAGAGGCCAACAGAGAGAGGCATGTGCTGACTGAGGATGCCCTGTCCCTGGTGGAGCTGGACTGGAACAATCGCTTCCTGGAAGCATCGGCCAAGGAAAACGAGAATGTGGTGGAAGTcttcagggagctgctgcagcaagTCAACCTGCCCAGCCGGCTCAGCCCGGCGCTGCGCAGGAGGAGGGAGACCTTCCCAAAGGAGAACGCACTCAGACCACCCATGAACAAGACCAACAGCTGCACTGTCTGCTGA